A region of Argentina anserina chromosome 5, drPotAnse1.1, whole genome shotgun sequence DNA encodes the following proteins:
- the LOC126794863 gene encoding hydroquinone glucosyltransferase-like gives MEPASHVAIVPTPGLGHLIPLLELAKQLVVHHNFAVTFFIPNDGTNLAPQKKVLQAAPEAISANFLPPVSFDDLPSDTAMETKIALTLTRSLSAIRDSVKALAESTKLVALVVDLFGSDAFDVANEFNVLPFLFFPINAKSLWFVFELPNLDETTTGEYRDMPEPVQLPGCVLLHGRDFPDPVQDRSNEAYKAVVRISKKYTSAAGILVNSFADLEQGAFKAFKEQGPGLGLPPVYPVGPLIQGSTAEVGENECLSWLNAQPKGSVLFVSFGSGGTLTSEQMTELASGLEMSRVRFIWVVRSPHEKLKNASYFGAQTSNDPLSFLPQGFLERTKDVGLVVTSWAPQVQILSHPSTGGFLTRCGWNSTLESIVHGVPLIAWPLYAEQKLNAVLLAEDIKVACRVKVNERGIVESRDIAKYAKELIEGDEGKLLKKKIMELKEAAKVALSQDGSSTRSLAEVADIWNGTVA, from the coding sequence ATGGAACCAGCCAGCCATGTCGCCATAGTCCCAACTCCAGGTCTAGGGCACCTGATACCCCTCCTCGAGCTGGCGAAACAACTTGTCGTCCACCACAACTTCGCCGTCACTTTCTTCATTCCCAACGACGGCACGAACCTCGCACCACAAAAGAAAGTCCTGCAAGCTGCGCCGGAGGCCATTTCCGCCAACTTTCTCCCTCCCGTTAGCTTCGACGACCTCCCATCAGACACTGCAATGGAAACCAAGATAGCTCTTACCTTGACTCGGTCGCTCTCGGCTATCCGTGACTCGGTTAAAGCCCTAGCCGAGTCGACTAAGCTGGTGGCGCTTGTTGTTGATCTCTTTGGTTCTGATGCCTTTGATGTGGCCAATGAGTTTAATGTACTGCCCTTCCTTTTCTTCCCTATTAATGCGAAGAGTTTGTGGTTTGTGTTTGAGTTACCGAACCTTGACGAGACTACTACGGGTGAGTACAGGGATATGCCTGAACCGGTTCAGCTTCCGGGTTGTGTGCTGCTCCATGGTAGAGACTTCCCAGACCCGGTTCAAGATCGGAGCAATGAGGCTTATAAGGCGGTGGTCCGCATCAGCAAGAAGTATACGTCCGCTGCTGGGATCTTGGTGAATAGCTTTGCGGATTTGGAACAGGGTGCTTTCAAGGCATTCAAGGAGCAAGGACCAGGTCTCGGTCTTCCGCCGGTTTACCCGGTCGGACCGTTGATACAGGGCAGTACGGCGGAGGTGGGTGAGAATGAGTGCTTGAGCTGGTTGAATGCTCAGCCAAAGGGGTCGGTGTTGTTTGTTTCGTTTGGAAGTGGTGGAACCCTCACTAGTGAGCAAATGACAGAGTTGGCTTCAGGGCTTGAAATGAGTAGGGTCAGATTTATTTGGGTTGTTAGGAGTCCGCATGAGAAACTGAAGAATGCTTCTTATTTTGGTGCTCAAACTTCCAACGATCCTTTGAGTTTTCTACCCCAAGGGTTCTTAGAGAGAACCAAAGATGTAGGTCTTGTGGTAACCTCTTGGGCTCCCCAGGTTCAAATTTTGAGTCACCCGTCGACGGGCGGGTTTTTGACTCGTTGCGGGTGGAATTCGACCCTGGAAAGCATTGTGCATGGTGTGCCTTTGATCGCTTGGCCACTCTATGCAGAGCAAAAGCTGAACGCAGTTTTGCTTGCTGAAGACATAAAGGTAGCATGTAGGGTTAAGGTGAATGAAAGGGGCATAGTGGAGAGTCGTGATATTGCGAAATATGCAAAGGAACTTATCGAAGGCGATGAAGGAAAGTTGCTCAAGAAGAAAATCATGGAGCTTAAAGAGGCGGCCAAGGTTGCTCTGAGCCAAGATGGATCCTCTACAAGATCACTTGCGGAGGTAGCCGATATATGGAACGGAACTGTGGCCTGA
- the LOC126793732 gene encoding uncharacterized protein LOC126793732 — MDLRRGRGKERVYGEINVESSCSSSTSTLRRETKDVLEDNYINVKEGVRGLRLEESGAAQKKEFVERYSRLSEFPIDVQAPGNNLDTNMNRSESVNSSAGDISAQLRYLAGSLRSTESMDQWGVERDRYEGFYGNPRAAAERVRMPISAYPNEGPSNYQLESFHGYGEQRYDANGVEHLVPDRAELLRKLDQLKEQLSRSYDVADRPRDMVPPERSKTPPDPYGDLVTYNLALQQQYAVDKQMPTSPHFNYSHGKVPIMDHHNMDMQKFYPPQRNNMNVIPEYEDPPHMTRRPSHHPLQCAQPQCHEYLKEQKIGFNRNPFASYPHDTVAHSPACNCSGCYNQNWVVPSQVLHTEFGNRSIPKGPFNLNSYHHVNPATYSPHNYPRDVSPMLRTRWQGDVDSDINSYGDRHLEKMINRKTKISHPFQGGAPFITCFHCFELLKLPRKIKKRSKSQSELRCGSCLTVISLEVNDKRLITSAPKESTQFSYEVDQNSKEVVKGNVLTPPKRLNADNTSSSHDDLDNSVQNLQLIMVKDNPLAEDERLKLDSFEKRESHSSSSSIFQEVEGIPDSMIVQRDISDYAEVLTKDARSPTAPGSPLWEQPDSPAKHEISRTEGGNEVACIAQDKVVFSSSTSAKNSVKDMSVETEVDDSFNDYLNTNISQDSTETSKEDRPKIRKGTDNLLVGLIKRSFKDSLKSHQNVERTKVLINGQPIPDHLVRKAEKLAGIIQPGDYWYDFRAGFWGVMGHPCLGIIPPSIEEFSYPMPTNCGAGNTGVYVNGRELNQRDFDLLASRGLPTTRERFYILEISGRLVDEESGEELKPLGRLAPTIEKVKHGFGMKVPRMAV; from the exons atGGACTTGAGGAGAGGTAGAGGAAAAGAGAGGGTGTATGGAGAGATAAATGTTGAATCTAGTTGTAGTAGTAGCACTAGTACATTAAGAAGAGAGACTAAAGATGTTTTAGAAGATAATTATATCAATGTTAAGGAAGGGGTTAGGGGTTTAAGGCTTGAGGAAAGTGGTGCAGCACAGAAAAAAGAGTTTGTTGAAAGATATAGTCGATTATCGGAGTTCCCAATTGATGTTCAAGCACCTGGAAATAACCTTGATACCAATATGAATAGGTCCGAGTCTGTAAATTCAAGTGCAGGAGATATTTCGGCCCAATTAAGGTATCTTGCTGGGTCATTGAGATCAACCGAAAGTATGGACCAGTGGGGTGTTGAAAGAGATCGGTATGAGGGGTTTTATGGAAACCCAAGGGCTGCTGCCGAGCGAGTAAGAATGCCAATTTCTGCTTATCCTAATGAGGGGCCTTCAAATTATCAGCTAGAATCTTTTCATGGTTATGGTGAGCAGAGGTATGATGCGAATGGAGTTGAACATCTAGTACCTGATCGAGCTGAGCTTCTTAGGAAATTGGATCAGTTGAAGGAGCAACTTAGCAGATCTTATGATGTGGCAGATAGACCAAGGGATATGGTTCCCCCGGAGAGGAGTAAGACGCCACCTGATCCTTATGGTGACTTGGTAACTTATAATCTTGCACTGCAGCAGCAGTATGCTGTGGACAAACAGATGCCAACATCCCCTCACTTCAACTATAGCCATGGAAAGGTTCCTATTATGGATCATCATAACATGGATATGCAGAAATTTTATCCTCCACAGAGGAATAATATGAATGTGATTCCGGAATATGAGGATCCACCACATATGACAAGGAGGCCCTCCCATCATCCACTCCAATGCGCACAACCACAATGTCATGAATACCTTAAGGAACAAAAGATTGGTTTTAACCGGAATCCATTCGCATCATATCCACATGATACTGTTGCACACTCGCCTGCATGTAATTGTTCAGGCTGCTACAACCAAAATTGGGTGGTTCCATCCCAAGTCCTGCATACTGAGTTTGGCAACAGAAGTATTCCAAAAGGTCCGTTTAATTTGAATTCCTATCATCATGTCAATCCTGCTACATATAGCCCACACAATTACCCCAGAGATGTTAGTCCCATGTTACGCACAAGATGGCAGGGTGATGTTGATTCAGACATCAATAGTTATGGTGATCGACATCTAGAAAAGATGATCAACAGGAAGACAAAGATTTCCCATCCTTTCCAAGGTGGTGCCccattcattacatgcttccaTTGCTTCGAGTTGCTAAAACTTCCCAGAAAAATTAAGAAGAGAAGTAAGAGTCAGTCAGAGCTTCGCTGTGGTTCCTGTTTGACTGTTATTTCACTTGAAGTTAATGACAAAAGGCTGATTACATCTGCTCCTAAAGAATCCACGCAATTTTCTTACGAGGTTGATCAAAATTCTAAGGAGGTAGTAAAGGGCAACGTCTTAACTCCTCCTAAACGTCTGAATGCTGACAACACCAGCTCCTCCCATGATGATTTAGATAACTCTGTTCAGAACCTTCAGTTGATAATGGTCAAAGATAATCCACTGGCAGAAGATGAGAGACTGAAGTTGGATAGTTTTGAAAAGAGGGAAAGCCATAGCTCTTCATCTTCCATCTTCCAGGAGGTAGAAGGCATCCCAGATAGTATGATTGTCCAAAGAGACATTTCTGACTATGCTGAGGTGCTCACAAAAGATGCCCGTTCTCCAACAGCACCAGGGTCACCTCTTTGGGAGCAGCCTGATAGTCCTGCCAAACATGAAATAAGCAGAACTGAGGGGGGAAATGAGGTTGCATGTATAGCCCAAGACAAGGTGGTCTTTAGTAGCAGTACATCTGCGAAGAATTCTGTAAAAGATATGTCAGTGGAAACTGAGGTGGATGATTCGTTCAATGACTATCTTAACACCAACATATCACAGGACTCTACAGAGACGAGCAAAGAAGATCGTCCCAAGATCCGTAAGGGTACTGATAACTTATTGGTTGGTCTCATCAAAAGGAGTTTCAAAGATTCCTTGAAATCACATCAAAATGTGGAAAGAACCAAGGTATTAATCAATGGGCAACCTATACCGGATCATCTTGTAAGAAAAGCTGAGAAGCTTGCTGGCATAATTCAACCAGGAGATTATTG GTATGACTTCAGAGCTGGATTCTGGGGTGTGATGGGCCACCCTTGCCTTGGCATAATTCCT CCAAGTATTGAAGAGTTCAGTTACCCGATGCCAACAAATTGTGGTGCTGGCAATACTGGTGTCTATGTAAACGGAAGAGAGTTAAATCAGAGAGATTTTGACCTACTTGCAAGCAGGGGACTGCCAACTACAAGAGAGAGATTTTATATCCTTGAAATTTCTGGGAGACTTGTGGATGAGGAGTCTGGGGAAGAGCTAAAACCCCTTGGCAGACTTGCACCGAC AATTGAGAAGGTAAAACATGGATTTGGCATGAAAGTACCCAGAATGGCCGTGTGA
- the LOC126794905 gene encoding uncharacterized protein LOC126794905, with amino-acid sequence MEVATVSEDKKHSSSQSGEEMDSRHPRPLLIRRKSMELVVSGSKEPLPSGSRQEFGSSSPRSLMDQKKVIEVRVSGGGKKSLPSHPRLEVDSRLRPKSMELRSSDRKEHLLSQPRREVEPSEVKSSRRVWDCGSSLYDSFELNSFKRELDSAISCRTMSMPHLSDRRAPLPKQPQPAVVAKKPSKFSRSINKLLRSVFKPKTSSGPVFRLEEQSKKTRDGFHVVYDKSGALTTIPEVVPHECSGFSPEIGSLVRRTGSERFTSTASIGISCA; translated from the coding sequence ATGGAGGTAGCAACGGTTTCTGAGGATAAAAAGCATTCATCATCTCAGTCAGGTGAAGAGATGGATTCTCGTCATCCTCGTCCTCTCTTGATTCGAAGGAAGTCGATGGAGCTAGTGGTTTCCGGGAGTAAAGAGCCCTTACCTTCAGGCTCACGTCAAGAGTTTGGCTCTAGCTCTCCTCGGTCTCTTATGGATCAAAAGAAGGTGATAGAGGTGAGAGTCTCCGGTGGTGGGAAAAAGAGTTTACCCTCACACCCGAGACTAGAGGTTGATTCTCGTCTTCGTCCAAAATCAATGGAGTTGAGATCTTCTGACCGTAAAGAGCATTTACTGTCACAACCGCGGCGAGAGGTTGAACCCAGTGAGGTTAAGTCATCAAGGCGTGTGTGGGATTGTGGAAGCTCGCTGTACGACTCGTTCGAGCTCAACTCGTTCAAACGTGAACTCGACTCTGCCATATCATGTAGAACCATGTCAATGCCTCACCTTTCTGATCGCCGAGCTCCGCTGCCGAAGCAACCGCAACCCGCCGTAGTTGCAAAGAAACCCTCAAAATTCTCTAGATCGATTAACAAGCTCCTCCGCTCTGTTTTCAAGCCAAAGACAAGTTCCGGTCCCGTTTTTAGATTGGAAGAGCAGTCTAAGAAAACTAGGGACGGATTTCACGTGGTTTATGACAAGTCCGGTGCACTTACAACCATTCCTGAAGTAGTTCCTCATGAATGCAGCGGTTTCTCGCCGGAGATTGGGTCTTTGGTGAGGAGGACAGGGTCCGAAAGGTTCACAAGTACTGCTTCAATTGGTATTTCATGTGCCTAA
- the LOC126794527 gene encoding high mobility group B protein 13-like, producing the protein MADTAISEIPNTRKSRKPLKAKTPSTNEANILAGIVSEAAVPSPIPTDPVKENHESLSKSRTSPKKAAKASKKQSKAKETAQSSFEKDLQEMEEKLRAMRLEKEKTEELLKEKDEILKIKEEELESKGRELKKLQKLKEFKPTMALPVIPSQKDKKKKGGPEMKRPSPPYVLWCKDQWNQVKQENPEAEFKDISAILGAKWKNVTAEEKKPYEEKYQAEKEAYLQVMAKEKRESEAMHLFEEEHKQKTAMELLEQYMQFKQEAEKDNKKNKKEKDPLKPKQPMSAFFLFSNERRAALNAQKIKSVLEVAKITGEEWKNMTEDQKGPYEEMAKKNKDKYMQEMEVYKQQKEEEAAIHMKEEEEMMKLQKHEAFQMLKKKEKTENIIKKTKEIEKKKKEEKKVVDPNKPKRPASSYILFSKEARKNLMEERPGINNSTITALISVKWKELNEEERKVYNDQVAEAMEAYKKELEEYNKSVAASIQD; encoded by the exons ATGGCTGACACTGCAATTTCCGAGATCCCCAACACCAGGAAGTCCAGGAAGCCGCTGAAGGCCAAGACCCCATCGACGAACGAAGCCAACATCCTGGCCGGAATTGTGTCCGAGGCCGCCGTTCCGAGCCCGATTCCAACAGATCCAGTGAAGGAGAACCACGAGAGCCTCTCGAAGTCTCGAACTTCGCCCAAGAAAGCCGCCAAGGCCTCAAAGAAGCAGTCGAAAGCGAAGGAGACGGCGCAGTCGAGCTTCGAGAAGGACTTACAGGAGATGGAGGAGAAGCTTCGGGCTATGAGgctggagaaggagaagacgGAGGAGCTTTTGAAGGAGAAGGATGAGATCTTGAAGATCAAGGAGGAGGAGCTCGAGTCGAAGGGAAGGGAACTCAAGAAGTTGCAGAAATTGAAGGAGTTCAAGCCTACCATG GCACTCCCAGTTATTCCGTCACagaaagacaagaagaagaagggtgGGCCTGAAATGAAAAGGCCGTCGCCTCCTTATGTCCTATGGTGCAAGGATCAGTGGAATCAG GTCAAGCAAGAGAACCCAGAGGCGGAGTTTAAGGACATATCAGCCATTTTGGGGGCTAAGTGGAAGAATGTCACCGCGGAAGAGAAGAAGCCTTATGAAGAGAAGTACCAAGCTGAGAAGGAAGCCTATTTGCAAGTGATGGCTAAAGAGAAACGTGAGAGTGAGGCGATGCACTTGTTTGAGGAGGAGCACAAGCAGAAGACAGCTATGGAGCTGCTTGAACAGTACATGCAATTCAAACAAGAAGCAGAAAAGGATAACAAGAAGAACAA GAAAGAAAAGGATCCATTGAAACCCAAGCAGCCAATGTCTGCGTTCTTCCTGTTCTCAAACGAGAGGCGAGCAGCCCTGAATgcacagaaaataaaatctgTTCTGGAG GTTGCAAAGATCACCGGTGAAGAATGGAAGAATATGACAGAGGACCAAAAGGGTCCATATGAAGAG ATGGCAAAGAAGAACAAGgataagtatatgcaagaaaTGGAGGTTTACAAGCAACAGAAGGAAGAGGAAGCTGCCATTCACAtgaaggaagaggaagagatgaTGAAACTTCAGAAGCATGAAGCCTTCCAAATGctcaagaagaaggagaagacaGAGAACATAATCAAG aaaacaaaagagattgagaagaagaagaaggaagaaaagaaggTTGTTGATCCCAACAAGCCTAAGAGGCCTGCATCCTCATACATTCTGTTCAG CAAGGAAGCAAGGAAGAATCTGATGGAGGAGAGACCTGGAATCAATAACTCCACCATAACTGCTCTTATTTCAGTCAAATGGAAG GAATTGAATGAGGAAGAGAGAAAGGTGTATAATGACCAGGTTGCTGAAGCAATGGAGGCTTACAAGAAGGAACTGGAGGAATACAACAAGTCTGTTGCAGCGTCCATCCAAGACTGA
- the LOC126794545 gene encoding protein trichome birefringence-like 23, whose amino-acid sequence MVMNHKQKRWTVKSVIAILLMGLVYCLFLSDSTEYEVSRLELHFPEKSLESEQPITVPEDGDQDEIPLPKKDVDSEPPISEEEDRDRFKPPNKGKCNLFAGDWIPNTSGPIYNESCPSIESPQNCMKNGRPDTGYLYWKWSPRDCSIPKFEPEKFLEMMRNKHWALIGDSITRNHVQSLLCMLSTVEQAIQVYHDKGYRSRRWHFPSYKFTVSVVWSPFLVKAAIYEDQNGVSTHEVELHLDKIDDKWIDQFQNFDYMIISTGKWFLKAAIYYENDEALGCHACPGRNLTELGFDFAYRKTLRYVMNTIVASNHKGTIFFRTSTPDHFENGEWNTGGTCKKTAPVKEGVVELKDVHKILREIELEEFEKASAKASRNGVNLILLDMVALSLMRPDGHPGPYRQYHPFEHSKYAKVQTDCLHWCLPGPIDSWNDILMEMVVKG is encoded by the exons ATGGTGATGAATCACAAGCAAAAGAGGTGGACAGTCAAGTCTGTGATTGCAATCTTGTTAATGGGTCTTGTTTATTGTCTCTTTCTCTCTGATTCCACAGAGTATGAAGTATCTAGATTAGAACTCCATTTTCCTGAGAAGAGTCTGGAGTCTGAGCAACCCATCACAGTTCCTGAAGATGGAGATCAGGATGAAATTCCTTTACCTAAGAAAGATGTGGATTCTGAGCCACCCATTTCTGAAGAGGAAGATCGGGATCGGTTTAAGCCTCCCAATAAAG gAAAATGTAATCTTTTCGCTGGGGATTGGATTCCAAATACTTCTGGGCCAATTTACAATGAGAGCTGCCCCTCAATTGAAAGTCCCCAAAATTGTATGAAGAATGGGAGGCCTGATACTGGGTATCTATACTGGAAGTGGAGTCCAAGAGATTGTTCAATACCAAAGTTTGAGCCAGAGAAGTTTCTTGAAATGATGAGGAATAAGCATTGGGCATTGATTGGTGATTCAATTACTCGTAACCATGTTCAGTCGTTGCTGTGCATGCTCTCCACG GTTGAACAAGCCATTCAAGTATACCATGACAAGGGGTATAGGTCCAGAAGATGGCACTTCCCCTCCTACAAGTTTACCGTCTCAGTTGTCTGGTCGCCGTTCCTTGTAAAGGCGGCTATTTATGAAGACCAGAATGGTGTTTCAACACATGAAGTTGAGCTTCATCTTGACAAGATTGATGATAAATGGATAGATCAATTCCAAAATTTCGATTACATGATCATTTCAACAGGGAAGTGGTTTCTCAAAGCTGCAATCTACTATGAGAATGATGAAGCGCTGGGATGTCATGCCTGTCCTGGTAGAAATCTGACAGAGCTGGGATTTGATTTTGCTTATCGCAAAACCCTGCGATATGTGATGAACACTATAGTTGCATCTAATCACAAGGGGACAATCTTTTTCAGAACATCCACGCCTGATCACTTTGAGAATGGGGAGTGGAATACTGGGGGAACTTGCAAGAAAACAGCCCCAGTCAAAGAAGGTGTGGTGGAATTGAAGGATGTACACAAAATTCTGCGTGAGATCGAACTAGAAGAGTTTGAGAAGGCATCTGCTAAAGCTTCTAGAAACGGGGTGAATCTCATACTCCTTGACATGGTCGCACTTTCTTTGATGAGGCCTGATGGTCATCCTGGTCCATACAGACAGTATCATCCATTCGAACATAGCAAATACGCCAAGGTTCAGACTGATTGTTTGCATTGGTGCTTACCAGGACCAATAGACTCCTGGAATGATATACTAATGGAAATGGTGGTAAAAGGCTAA
- the LOC126793630 gene encoding probable GABA transporter 2 has product MIPEPPNPQPFLPDPPIDTDAGAVFVLESKGQWWHAGFHLTTAIVGPTILTLPYAFRGLGWPVGFLCLTTMGIVTFYSYYLMSKVLDHCEKAGRRHIRFRELAADVLGSGGMFYFVIFIQTAINTGVGIGAILLAGECVKIMYTELSPNGSLKLYHFIAMVTVVMMVISQLPSFHSLRHINFGSLLLSLGYSFLVVVACIYAGTSKNSPPRDYSLDSSASLRVFNAFTSISIIAAIFGNGILPEIQATLAPPATGKMVKGLVMCYSVIFVTFYATAVSGYWVFGNKSSSNILESLMPDEGPSLAPTWVLGLAVVFVLLQLLAIGLVYSQVAYEIMEKKSADVNQGMFSKRNLIPRIILRSVYMILCGFFAAMLPFFGDISGVVGAVGFIPLDFVLPMLLYNKTHKPAKSTFTYWLNMSIMVVFTAVGLMGTFSSVRKLVLDANKFKLFSDDVID; this is encoded by the exons ATGATTCCTGAGCCTCCCAACCCGCAACCCTTCCTCCCGGACCCTCCCATCGACACCGACGCCGGCGCCGTCTTCGTCCTCGAATCAAAAG GACAATGGTGGCATGCGGGGTTCCATCTGACGACGGCGATAGTGGGGCCGACTATCCTGACGCTGCCGTACGCTTTTCGAGGGCTGGGATGGCCGGTTGGGTTCCTCTGCTTGACCACCATGGGAATCGTGACGTTCTACTCCTACTACCTCATGTCAAAAGTTCTCGACCACTGCGAGAAGGCCGGCCGCCGCCACATCAGATTCCGGGAGCTCGCCGCCGACGTGTTAG GGTCAGGAGGGATGTTCTACTTTGTGATATTCATACAGACAGCCATAAACACTGGGGTCGGAATAGGAGCAATATTGCTGGCTGGGGAATGTGTTAAG ATTATGTATACAGAACTCTCTCCAAATGGATCCCTGAAACTGTACCACTTCATAGCCATGGTTACCGTGGTAATGATGGTCATCTCTCAACTACCATCTTTTCATTCCCTCAGACATATCAACTTTGGTTCACTGCTTCTCAGTTTGGGCTACTCATTCCTGGTGGTCGTTGCGTGTATTTATGCAG GTACCTCTAAGAATTCCCCTCCAAGGGACTACTCCCTAGATTCTTCTGCATCATTAAGGGTCTTCAATGCCTTCACTTCCATCTCCATAATAGCTGCTATCTTTGGGAACGGCATACTACCTGAAATACAA GCAACATTGGCGCCACCAGCAACTGGAAAGATGGTAAAAGGTCTTGTAATGTGTTACTCAGTAATATTCGTGACATTCTACGCCACTGCAGTGTCTGGTTACTGGGTTTTTGggaacaagtctagttcaaacATTCTAGAGAGCCTAATGCCTGATGAAGGGCCTTCTTTGGCTCCAACATGGGTCCTCGGTCTTGCTGTGGTATTTGTTCTCCTTCAGCTTCTTGCTATTGGCCTG GTGTATTCTCAAGTTGCTTATGAGATCATGGAAAAGAAATCAGCTGATGTCAATCAAGGAATGTTTTCAAAAAGGAATCTCATTCCTCGGATTATTCTTCGATCGGTTTACATGATACTCTGCGGATTTTTTGCTGCAATGCTTCCATTTTTCGGAGACATAAGTGGTGTGGTTGGAGCTGTTGGGTTTATACCTTTAGATTTCGTCCTCCCAATGCTTCTCTACAACAAGACCCATAAGCCAGCAAAATCGACCTTCACTTACTGGCTCAACATGTCTATAATGGTTGTGTTCACCGCAGTAGGATTGATGGGAACATTTTCTTCCGTAAGGAAATTGGTTCTTGATGCCAACAAGTTCAAGCTGTTTAGTGATGATGTGATCGACTAA